In the genome of uncultured Bacteroides sp., the window AGGCGTTTATTCTGTGATGTGTGCTTATCAAAGTTTCCGGGGAGCGCCTTGTTGCGGCAATAAATTTCTGGAGGAAATGTTGCGGAAGCAATGGGGCTTTTCAGGCTACATTGTTTCGGATTGCGGAGCAGTGAACGATTTTTATGCTCCCGCTGCTCATCATGTAGTGGCTACGCCCGAGGAGGCTGCTGCCATGGCCATAAAAGCAGGTACTGACGTAAACTGCGGTAAGGTTTATCCGCATTTGGCCGATGCTGTGAAGCAAGGATTGATTTCTGAATCCGACCTGGATGTTTCCGTAAGGCGTGTTTTGTTAGCACGCATGAAGCTGGGGCAATTCGATCCGGAGGATAGTGTTCCGTATTCTAAAATTCCCTATAGCGTGGTCGATAGCAAAGAACATCAGACTTTGGCTCTGGATGCCGCTCGTAAATCCATCGTTTTACTGAAGAATGAGAATAACCTGCTTCCGTTTAGTAAAGAAGTGAAGAGAGTAGCAGTGATAGGGCCGAATGCCGATGATCTGGAAGTACTGTTGGGCAACTATAACGGTTATCCGTCCAATCCGAAAACTCCGTTGACGGGGTTAAGGGAGAAACTGCCCAACGCTGACATACGTTTTGCCCAAGGATGTGAGCTGGCTGCCCAATTACCTTATTTCTCCGCTGTGCCTTCGCAGTATTTATATACGGATGCCTCTAAGTCCGCCACAGGGTTGAAGGCCGAATATTTTGATAACAAAGAGGCGGAAGGCTCTCCCAGGCATACGCAGGTAGATGCCAATATCGATTTTGTTTGGCGTACTACAGCTCCGTTTGCCGATATGAAATATGATAACTTCTCCGTCCGTTGGACAGGAGTGCTTGTTCCTCCCGCAACCGGCGAATATGCCCTTGGAGGAGAAGGATTCAGTGGATTCAAATTATACCTGAACGATTCGTTGCTGATTAATTTCAGCAGCATTCATCATCCGGTAAAGAAGTACGAGCGTATGAAACTTGAAGGAGGCAAAGCTTACAAGGTGCGTATAGAATATACACAAAACAATACTGAATATTCCATTATGCGGTTTCTGTGGGATACACCGAAACCAAACTTAAAACAGGAAGCGTTGGAGTTGGCTAAGAAATCCGACCTGGTTGTACTATGCATGGGCCTTAGTCCGCTGCTCGAAGGGGAGGAGATGCCTGTAAAGGTTAAAGGCTTTTCGGGGGGCGATCGTTTGGATATTAAGTTGCCCGCCACGCAAACCGATTTGATTCGCGATATCCAGAAATTGGGCAAACCTACCGTTCTTGTGCTGCTCAATGGTAGTGCTTTGGCCTTCAACTGGGAGTCCGAAAACATTCCGGCGATTATCGAGGCATGGTATCCGGGGCAGGGAGGTGGCACGGCCATTGCCGATGTTCTCTTTGGCGATTATAATCCTGCCGGACGACTTCCGGTTACGTTTTATAAAAACATTAACCAGATTCCCGCTTTTGATGAGTACGACATGACCGGTAAAACCTATCGTTATTTCAAAGGAACGCCGCTCTATGAATTTGGCTACGGATTGAGTTATACTTCTTTTGAATATACATTGAAGAGCATTCCCAAAACGTTGAAGGCCGGCCAAAACATCCATGTTTCTGTAGAAATAAAGAATACCGGACGTATGGATGGAGATGAAGTTGCACAACTTTATGTTTCTTTGCCGGACAGCAAACTGAAGAAACCCATTCGTGCTTTGCAGGGCTTTAAACGCATTCATCTGAAAGCCGATGAAGTCAAAACCGTGAATTTTGAACTTACTCCTGCACAGATGGCAGCGCGGGATAAAGATAACTTTGCAGTGGTAGAGGCGGGCAGGGTGCAAATATCCGTTGGCGGTAAACAGCCTGATGCTAAAGCTCTCGCTGCCGGACAAGTGATACAGGCGAATGCTGTTGTAACGGGTAATACCTATTATGTAAAGGAGTAAATATAAAACATGCAATTGCTGCATGTATAACACCCCCATGTTGTATATGCTGACATCCGGGTGTTGATGTATATAACATGGGGATGTTACGGGATAATAATCGTATATAATATAAAAAGATTATGGATGTGATTAAAGTAGGGATCATAGGTACGGGATGGATTGCAGAGAAGATGGCAATCACACTCCGTGGAATGACGGGAGTTGAAGCTTATGCGGTTGCTTCGCGTAATCTTTCTACCGCCAGGGCTTTTGCCGATAAATGGAAATTTACCCGTTTCTACGGATCTTATGAAGAGATGCTTGATGATGAACAGGTACAGTTGGTGTACATTGCCACTCCTCACTCTCAACATTACGAAAATGCACGCATGAGTCTGCTAAAAGGTAAACCGGTGCTTTGCGAGAAGGCCTTTACGCCCAATGCCCGTCAGGCGGAGGAATTATTGCATTTGGCACACGAAAAGAATCTGTTTATAACAGAGGCTATATGGACACGCTACATGCCTCTTTCGCATACCATTAATGAGATACTGTCAAGTAACATCATCGGGCGGCCTACTACGCTATCGGCCAATCTGGGTTATCCTATCGGAGACAGGGAAAGACTTTTGCAACCTGCATTGGCGGGTGGTGCGTTGCTCGATTTGGGCGTTTATACGCTTAACTTTGCCTCTATGGTGTTTGGTGCCGATGTGAAAGAAGTCGTTTCTACTTGCGTAAAGACGGATACCGGAGTGGATGCTCAAAACAGCATTACGCTTATTTATAATGACGGGCGCATGGCTGCGTTGCATAGCACTATGTTTGCCATGACTGACAGGCGCGGAATCATTTCAGGCAATAAAGGACACCTGATAGTAGAGAATATTAATAATCCGCAACGGCTTACAGTGGTTACGGGCGACTATGAAGTCATTGCCCGATATGACTGTCCCCCTCAGATCACCGGGTACGAATATCAGGTGTATGCCTCTATTGAAGCATTACATAACGGATGGTTGGAATCTCCGTATATGCCTCATGCCGAAACACTTCGCATTATGAAACTGATGGATAGCCTTCGCCGGGAGTGGGAAGTTCGCTATCCGTTCGAGTAATAACCGGAAGCCTATGAAAACGAGATTTATCTTACGTATTGCA includes:
- a CDS encoding glycoside hydrolase family 3 C-terminal domain-containing protein is translated as MKMKIFVYCSFFLASIQLYGCNSKIEPYKNTALSFEARTEDLLSRLTLEEKVNLLCFDSKAIDRLNIPAYNFWNECLHGVARSGRATVFPQAIGMAAMWDTEEMGSIADAISDEARAKNHEYVSRGKRGIYQGLTYWTPNINIFRDPRWGRGMETYGEDPYLTGELAIPFVKGLQGNNPKYLKLIATAKHFAVHSGPESTRHSFDVWPSDYDLAETYLPHFKRVVQEGGVYSVMCAYQSFRGAPCCGNKFLEEMLRKQWGFSGYIVSDCGAVNDFYAPAAHHVVATPEEAAAMAIKAGTDVNCGKVYPHLADAVKQGLISESDLDVSVRRVLLARMKLGQFDPEDSVPYSKIPYSVVDSKEHQTLALDAARKSIVLLKNENNLLPFSKEVKRVAVIGPNADDLEVLLGNYNGYPSNPKTPLTGLREKLPNADIRFAQGCELAAQLPYFSAVPSQYLYTDASKSATGLKAEYFDNKEAEGSPRHTQVDANIDFVWRTTAPFADMKYDNFSVRWTGVLVPPATGEYALGGEGFSGFKLYLNDSLLINFSSIHHPVKKYERMKLEGGKAYKVRIEYTQNNTEYSIMRFLWDTPKPNLKQEALELAKKSDLVVLCMGLSPLLEGEEMPVKVKGFSGGDRLDIKLPATQTDLIRDIQKLGKPTVLVLLNGSALAFNWESENIPAIIEAWYPGQGGGTAIADVLFGDYNPAGRLPVTFYKNINQIPAFDEYDMTGKTYRYFKGTPLYEFGYGLSYTSFEYTLKSIPKTLKAGQNIHVSVEIKNTGRMDGDEVAQLYVSLPDSKLKKPIRALQGFKRIHLKADEVKTVNFELTPAQMAARDKDNFAVVEAGRVQISVGGKQPDAKALAAGQVIQANAVVTGNTYYVKE
- a CDS encoding Gfo/Idh/MocA family oxidoreductase, with translation MDVIKVGIIGTGWIAEKMAITLRGMTGVEAYAVASRNLSTARAFADKWKFTRFYGSYEEMLDDEQVQLVYIATPHSQHYENARMSLLKGKPVLCEKAFTPNARQAEELLHLAHEKNLFITEAIWTRYMPLSHTINEILSSNIIGRPTTLSANLGYPIGDRERLLQPALAGGALLDLGVYTLNFASMVFGADVKEVVSTCVKTDTGVDAQNSITLIYNDGRMAALHSTMFAMTDRRGIISGNKGHLIVENINNPQRLTVVTGDYEVIARYDCPPQITGYEYQVYASIEALHNGWLESPYMPHAETLRIMKLMDSLRREWEVRYPFE